The Fragaria vesca subsp. vesca linkage group LG2, FraVesHawaii_1.0, whole genome shotgun sequence genome includes a window with the following:
- the LOC101298681 gene encoding pentatricopeptide repeat-containing protein At4g21065-like, with protein MSMNRVYKFHAWLIKTGQQNHPPALRRLLLWCAATPSPKCLSYFRALFAYIPSPDTFAYNTIIRAHVAAHSSPSHAISFFTQMRQQGVPPDNFTFPFLLKACARLQLGQDVHTHILKLGFLSDVYVQNALISFYGSCGSVELALNVFHAMHEKDLVSWSSMISSFTNNGFFNEALALFRQMQHAKNVMPDEVTMLSVISAVSSLGALELGQRVHYYIKKSGLELTVSLGTALIDMYSRCGMVDKSIEVFDEMPLKNVQTWTALSTGLAVHGRSREALRVFYEMKKAGLQPDHMSITGILVACSHGGLVQDGWRVFKSMKDEYGLEPMLKHYGCMVDLLGRAGLLCEAYEFVEKMPIRPNSVIWRTLLGACVNHNHLVLAKKVKKRLNKLDSYHDGDYVLLANAYGGAGRWVEKANVRNSMRAIGVNKKAGSSSISVDHITHEFISGDNSHPQSQSIRDFLDRILESIKDTGYTPLTSNVLHDIEEEEKEHTLGYHSEKLAVAFALMSVKDTRTIRVMKNIRICNDCHSFMKHVSAKFGREIIVRDRNRFHHFTNGSCSCQDYW; from the coding sequence ATGTCCATGAACCGTGTGTACAAGTTCCATGCTTGGCTTATCAAAACTGGCCAACAGAATCACCCTCCCGCCCTTCGACGCCTCCTGCTGTGGTGCGCTGCTACACCTTCCCCTAAATGCTTATCCTACTTCCGAGCTCTCTTTGCCTACATTCCCTCTCCTGACACCTTTGCCTATAACACTATCATCAGAGCTCATGTAGCAGCCCACTCTTCTCCTTCCCATGCAATCTCCTTCTTTACCCAAATGCGTCAGCAAGGTGTCCCACCTGATAACTTCACCTTCCCTTTTCTTCTTAAGGCTTGCGCTCGCCTGCAACTGGGTCAAGACGTCCATACACATATTCTTAAGCTTGGCTTCCTTTCTGACGTATATGTTCAGAATGCATTAATTAGTTTTTACGGGAGTTGTGGGTCGGTTGAGCTTGCATTGAATGTGTTTCATGCAATGCATGAGAAAGATTTGGTTTCGTGGTCATCCATGATCAGTTCTTTTACGAACAATGGCTTTTTCAACGAGGCCCTTGCATTATTTCGGCAAATGCAGCATGCCAAGAATGTAATGCCGGATGAGGTCACTATGCTCAGTGTGATATCCGCTGTTTCAAGCTTAGGAGCACTGGAATTGGGTCAGAGAGTTCATTACTATATAAAAAAAAGTGGACTAGAACTTACTGTCTCATTGGGTACTGCATTAATTGACATGTATTCACGTTGTGGAATGGTTGATAAATCTATTGAAGTGTTTGATGAAATGCCATTGAAGAATGTGCAGACATGGACAGCATTGAGTACTGGCCTTGCGGTGCATGGCCGCAGTAGAGAAGCTCTAAGGGTCTTTTATGAGATGAAAAAAGCTGGTTTACAGCCAGATCATATGTCTATAACTGGGATTTTGGTGGCATGTAGTCACGGCGGACTTGTGCAAGATGGTTGGAGAGTTTTCAAAAGCATGAAGGATGAGTATGGCCTGGAGCCAATGCTTAAGCATTATGGCTGTATGGTTGACCTCCTTGGCCGGGCCGGTTTGCTTTGCGAAGCCTATGAATTTGTGGAGAAAATGCCAATCAGGCCAAATTCTGTCATTTGGAGGACCCTTCTCGGAGCATGTGTAAATCATAACCATCTTGTGTTGGCTAAGAAAGTGAAGAAGAGGTTGAACAAGCTAGATAGTTATCATGATGGTGATTATGTGCTTTTAGCTAATGCTTACGGGGGAGCTGGTAGATGGGTAGAAAAGGCAAATGTTAGGAATTCAATGAGGGCAATTGGAGTTAACAAGAAAGCTGGTTCTAGCTCAATTAGTGTAGACCATATCACTCATGAGTTCATTTCAGGGGATAACTCTCATCCCCAATCTCAGAGTATTAGAGATTTCTTAGACAGAATACTTGAAAGTATAAAAGACACCGGATATACTCCCCTTACATCAAATGTTTTGCATGACATTGAAGAGGAGGAGAAGGAGCATACTCTTGGTTATCATAGTGAGAAATTGGCTGTGGCTTTTGCACTTATGAGTGTCAAGGATACTAGGACCATTAGGGTCATGAAGAATATTCGAATCTGTAATGACTGCCATTCGTTCATGAAGCATGTTTCAGCCAAATTTGGTAGAGAAATTATTGTTCGCGATCGAAACCGGTTCCATCATTTTACTAATGGATCATGTTCTTGTCAAGATTATTGGTGA
- the LOC101291005 gene encoding cell division cycle protein 123 homolog isoform 1: MKEEEVNRCQIQEWYPKFKSVSIKTRIHELPESFVQYLLDDSGPFLLPASISNEDALPNRIHNPEEEDDYQVVEGSDDESERSSLPPSFPELELEIKESIASLGGAVFPKLNWSAPKDSAWISTTGTLRCSSFCEIALLLRSSDSLVHDLCHAYDSCSDKTSSRPGSFFLALRKWYPSLQPEMEFRCFVRNQNLVGISQREATTFYPSLLESKDHLGVLIEDFFMEHLRSRFESENYTFDVYLTKDKRVKVIDFNPWGAFTLPLMFTWEELVQNDNEQGDGVDFRIVESQCRVRPGLKTAVPFDYVDTSSGSGWDQFFRNADEELQRQNRSPEAGA, encoded by the coding sequence ATGAAGGAAGAAGAAGTGAATCGATGTCAGATACAGGAATGGTACCCTAAGTTTAAATCCGTGTCTATTAAAACACGGATCCATGAACTTCCAGAATCCTTTGTCCAATATCTTCTTGATGATTCAGGGCCTTTCCTTCTTCCAGCTTCTATCTCAAATGAAGATGCCTTACCCAACAGAATTCATAATCCAGAGGAGGAAGATGATTATCAAGTAGTAGAAGGATCTGATGATGAGTCAGAGCGGTCTTCTTTGCCCCCTTCTTTTCCTGAACTTGAGTTGGAAATTAAGGAATCTATTGCATCCCTTGGAGGTGCTGTGTTCCCGAAGCTAAACTGGAGCGCACCAAAAGATTCTGCTTGGATTAGCACAACTGGGACTCTGAGATGCTCTTCCTTCTGTGAGATTGCATTGTTGCTACGATCATCTGACTCATTGGTGCATGATTTGTGTCATGCTTATGATTCATGCAGTGACAAAACCTCCTCAAGGCCCGGGAGCTTCTTCCTTGCTCTTCGTAAATGGTACCCATCCCTTCAGCCAGAGATGGAATTCCGCTGCTTTGTAAGGAATCAAAATTTAGTTGGAATTTCCCAACGTGAGGCCACAACCTTCTACCCTTCTCTGCTTGAAAGCAAAGATCATCTTGGAGTGTTGATTGAAGACTTCTTTATGGAACATTTAAGGTCGAGATTCGAGTCAGAAAACTACACCTTTGATGTATACCTGACCAAGGACAAGCGAGTTAAAGTTATTGATTTCAACCCTTGGGGTGCATTTACACTGCCTCTGATGTTTACATGGGAGGAACTGGTACAGAATGATAATGAACAAGGGGATGGTGTGGACTTCAGAATTGTGGAGAGCCAGTGTCGTGTCAGGCCAGGTTTGAAGACAGCAGTACCATTCGATTATGTAGACACCAGCTCCGGGAGTGGCTGGGACCAGTTTTTCAGGAATGCCGATGAAGAGTTACAGCGACAGAATAGGTCTCCTGAAGCTGGTGCTTAA
- the LOC101291484 gene encoding kinesin-4-like, with protein MLSKVMEEFQHRLASQTELVKAPTKDSPGPDSDFVSLSEPGSGDMKYEERAATQIKKDDCCNQTYDHQEGSKGQFMKHKMLFEQQKKNIQELKHTLYDTKAGMKFLQRKCQEEFNNLGTHLHGLAHAASGYQKVLDGNRKLYNLVQDLKGNIRVYCRVRPPSPGQTNSSNTYHHIDD; from the exons ATGCTGAGTAAAGTGATGGAAGAATTTCAGCATCGCCTAGCAAGCCAAACCGAACTG GTAAAAGCACCTACTAAAGATAGCCCTGGCCCTGACTCAGACTTTGTATCTCTTTCAGAACCTGGTTCTGGTGATATGAAG TATGAAGAGAGAGCTGCGACTCAAATAAAGAAGGATGATTGTTGCAATCAAACATATGACCATCAAGAGGGATCAAAAGGGCAGTTTATGAAACATAAAATGTTGTTTGAACAACAAAAGAAAAATATTCAG GAATTGAAACATACTCTATATGATACAAAAGCAGGAATGAAATTTCTACAGAGGAAGTGCCAGGAGGAGTTCAACAACCTAG GTACGCACCTGCATGGTTTGGCTCATGCAGCATCAGGGTACCAGAAAGTTCTTGATGGAAATCGCAAGTTATACAATCTGGTGCAGGATCTGAAAG GCAATATAAGGGTATATTGCCGAGTGCGTCCTCCATCGCCTGGGCAAACAAATAGTTCCAATACTTATCATCACATAGATGATTGA
- the LOC101298970 gene encoding NAC domain-containing protein 7-like, with protein MQGFGVGFRFHPTERELVGYFLRNRASMGSEFRPGTVVECRDFYGKTEPWVIWDSHGGPGLDEGESLYFFTERHRLHGTGNRFNRKVGSGTWSAQRPLKVEQNGEVIGMKREFRYERGSHPDQNNCWLMQEFEMDVNDSLVLCTLRKKPSPAVVVAVQESNTTRKRNDPCGNDDSNHLKRLRLDQPTSNSTAEVENLSHYDCEVVNVSNSVCVDYFKQWLQMVLDEDPISDALLDECLGGTSGLPSINDPSLFDITNDANADSFSLIN; from the coding sequence ATGCAAGGATTCGGGGTGGGTTTCCGGTTCCACCCCACCGAGCGTGAGCTCGTTGGTTACTTCCTCCGCAACCGAGCCTCCATGGGCTCCGAATTCCGGCCGGGCACAGTCGTTGAATGCCGTGATTTCTACGGCAAGACCGAGCCGTGGGTCATCTGGGACAGCCACGGCGGTCCTGGATTGGATGAAGGAGAGTCTCTCTACTTCTTTACCGAGAGGCACAGGCTTCACGGCACCGGAAACCGGTTCAACCGGAAGGTCGGGTCCGGTACATGGAGCGCTCAACGCCCATTAAAAGTGGAGCAGAATGGTGAGGTTATTGGGATGAAACGCGAGTTTCGATATGAACGCGGTTCCCATCCTGATCAAAATAACTGTTGGCTGATGCAGGAATTCGAGATGGATGTGAATGACTCTCTTGTGCTCTGCACCTTGAGGAAAAAGCCATCACCAGCTGTGGTGGTGGCGGTGCAGGAGAGCAACACCACTCGAAAGAGAAATGACCCATGCGGTAATGATGACTCAAACCACTTGAAAAGGTTGAGACTTGATCAACCTACCAGTAACAGCACCGCTGAGGTTGAGAATTTGTCACATTATGATTGTGAGGTTGTGAATGTGTCCAATTCTGTTTGTGTTGACTATTTTAAACAGTGGCTTCAGATGGTTTTGGATGAGGATCCCATCAGCGATGCCTTGTTGGATGAGTGTCTTGGAGGTACTTCTGGTTTGCCTTCTATTAATGATCCTAGTCTCTTTGATATTACTAATGATGCAAATGCAGATTCCTTCTCACTCATAAACTGA
- the LOC101299266 gene encoding uncharacterized protein LOC101299266, producing the protein MAFKAALLSHRMGILRNKRKRNEENAGKWHSPPAPHVNMPAPAPPRIKAPAPAPPPRGNAPAMAPRVKPWAPAPLRLNEPASAPKVAPAPSPNGCVPPVTPPPPWTRLKRVPPPPPPPTEEDEEPAPPPQDDNLLAPSPSVDAPSPSPLAHAPSPLNKASKGSRARPGGTIHALGVEKTISERFNLPSKEQCRCPSTPPSPIKPSTPPAARGRSPPSPPPPPRRKTPPPPPPREEEVTPTPAPQDRSTSIVDAPSPSALMNAPAPLPIFRPPPPEPHRYPYFNKAAVCRWLCDRRCALAVDEKKKACKDACMTCCDRCNCVLAGPPGFNRETCGPCYTRLFVLVILYNFGCP; encoded by the exons ATGGCTTTTAAAGCTGCGCTATT GTCTCATCGTATGGGGATTCTAAGAAACAAGCGAAAGAGGAATGAAGAGAACGCCGGAAAGTGGCATTCACCTCCTGCACCTCATGTGAATATGCCAGCTCCAGCACCACCAAGAATCAAAGCACCGGCACCGGCACCCCCACCCCGAGGGAATGCACCGGCTATGGCACCACGAGTGAAACCATGGGCTCCTGCACCACTGCGGCTAAATGAACCGGCTTCGGCACCCAAAGTTGCACCAGCTCCCTCACCCAATGGCTGTG TTCCGCCAGTGACTCCACCACCACCTTGGACACGTCTAAAAAGAGTACCACCACCTCCACCACCACCAACAGAGGAAGACGAGGAACCAGCTCCCCCACCTCAAGATGACAACTTATTGGCTCCATCCCCTTCTGTGGACGCACCCTCTCCTTCACCTCTAGCGCACGCACCTTCTCCGCTCAACAAAGCTAGTAAGGGATCTCGAGCTAGACCAGGAGGAACCATCCATGCCTTAGGTGTTGAAAAAACCATCTCAGAAAGATTTAACCTGCCAAGTAAAGAACAGTGCAGGTGCCCTTCTACTCCACCATCTCCAATCAAACCCTCGACTCCACCTGCAGCTCGAGGAAGGTCACCACCTTCGCCACCTCCCCCACCTCGGAGAAAGACACCACCACCACCACCACCCCGGGAGGAAGAGGTGACACCCACTCCCGCACCTCAAGATCGATCCACTTCTATAGTCGACGCACCCTCTCCTTCAGCTCTGATGAACGCACCAGCCCCTCTTCCCATTTTTCGGCCACCACCACCAGAGCCTCATCGATATCCCTACTTTAATAAAGCTGCAG TGTGCAGATGGTTGTGTGATCGGAGGTGTGCACTTGCAGTTGATGAGAAAAAGAAAGCGTGCAAGGACGCATGCATGACATGTTGTGACCGCTGCAACTGTGTTCTAGCCGGACCTCCTGGCTTCAACAGAGAAACATGTGGCCCCTGCTACACTCGATTGTTTGTTCTAGTCATACTATACAACTTCGGATGCCCTTGA